One window of the Candidatus Paceibacterota bacterium genome contains the following:
- a CDS encoding cadherin-like domain-containing protein encodes MKTIARNLKTRILLLSLALPLCAEAATAFNDGFEGAALDPFWTAQQQNGTIAPSSLQPHTGTQSVRMTRTTGGQLGLSLNHVFAEAEFGTASVWFYDSVFYCYASFVLENTTAAKSASIGVQDWDYGNYYWNSHISSGSVGARAPGWHLFSITTGPTNQIVTLDGAVLFSGTNENIGFNKVSLNASGPGGSGSYFCDDFSLTQSPVIVGQPQSRGVAIGSEVTFAVTAVGLGSLSYQWQFNNADLSEATGASLTLTNVQLSYVGDYRVIVTNETGSVTSSVAALTISSPIITEQPQNQNVPLGSNATFVVTATGPGVLAYQWQFNSANLAGATNDVLLITNAQPSSIGDYRVIISNDYGSATSSVATLTLLLPPTVTTLAASNVSAWKATLRGTVNPHGTNATAWFEWGATTSYGNVTPVQPLAGGSSAVTVSAAISNLTHLASYHYRLVASNVVFRTDGTDAAFTTLAARPVVSSFSPVVGTPGTIVTITGSNLTGVTYVGFEGIIAEFTVVSDNQITAVVPAGTAYGQIVVAGPGGVGASAGGFVVRPTDSIIAGPFFPPPLDCSFSESSSPDEGAIGRTGGKTWYLYNVALANSAVVYWGATNQGVRLSFVRSPFPQPYLPAEILSYASNLSDLPGGVLVWTGQTRLPPNMTTVYTRFTLRVKDVYDAPLSLMNAAGLGLPDNIGAVLVVTPDLVFQANMLFEASFSLSGPYYPALEFYDAQSTPAGGGTAYTSFAGGFFYENTRPVFTSGPFADVSVPGNTSVGPIYFTFTDAETGASSVSILPCVSTNQALLPNGNIPITRTAANAAFLRAYPLAGQSGKTVVTVSLTDGGATSSQPFLLTVNNPPRLDRNDPLYTTQGAARIVGNTLLAASDAENPAAQLTYTVAPGGMGGPPHHGWLRLNGTNLLAGDTFTQEDINLDRLSYLHDGACATNDDFTFNVSDPDGGVTPTGEHTTYTFRINVAPANHPPVAFNGTANVGLNATFNGVFSVTDTDCPPVLLTFRVLTNGTKGTLVLTDTSTGAFSYTASIGQTGDDTVVFQVNDGTLDAVSPGVFTFTIENQAPTSFAGSGTTMEDQPFQGLLSATDPDLPPQTLNYRVVTNSLKGAVSIADPATGAFVYLPDPGAIGTDVFSFVANDGTLDSVPAAFTITIRPNLDPGDIVVADASGRRLVLIDTAGAQFVLSESNLLTDLHGIAIEPSGSILLVDQLSGVLRVNPASGAQTVLAAATNFSTTPLGPIGIAVERDGSILVADGVEGIKHVHPVSGAISVLSSGGSLVLPAGVTVAPNGDIFVADLSALAGQASRIVRLDPASGAQTIVSSGANLVAPVGIAMDKNGMLVVSDAATFGGGSFDSVLRIDPASGAQTVLATNNLLSLPTGIATASGGRVLIANGGSGAVVQIDGTTGEQAVLASGGSLLNPFAVAVVHRLELRSPSVLPDRRFHCLVYGEPGETYLLQSSADLKTWSTAGWVTNDAVLVEFIDPTAPGQPWRFYRARPQ; translated from the coding sequence ATGAAGACGATTGCACGAAACTTGAAGACGAGGATTCTGTTATTGTCGCTGGCGCTTCCCCTGTGCGCGGAGGCTGCGACAGCTTTTAACGACGGTTTTGAAGGCGCCGCGCTGGACCCGTTCTGGACGGCGCAGCAACAGAACGGCACCATCGCCCCCTCCTCGCTCCAGCCTCACACCGGCACGCAATCTGTCCGCATGACGCGCACGACCGGCGGGCAGTTGGGGCTGAGCCTGAACCATGTCTTTGCGGAGGCGGAATTCGGCACTGCCAGCGTGTGGTTCTATGACAGCGTGTTCTATTGCTATGCGTCCTTTGTCCTGGAGAACACCACCGCGGCGAAGAGCGCTTCGATCGGGGTGCAGGATTGGGACTACGGCAATTATTATTGGAACTCGCACATTAGCAGCGGCTCTGTCGGCGCCCGCGCTCCGGGCTGGCACCTGTTTTCCATCACCACCGGCCCCACCAACCAGATCGTCACGCTGGATGGTGCGGTCCTCTTTTCCGGAACCAACGAGAACATTGGTTTCAACAAGGTCTCGCTGAACGCATCCGGCCCTGGCGGCAGCGGCAGCTATTTTTGCGACGACTTTTCCCTCACGCAATCGCCGGTGATTGTAGGGCAGCCGCAAAGCCGCGGCGTCGCCATTGGGTCTGAGGTCACGTTCGCGGTCACGGCCGTTGGCTTGGGCTCGCTGTCCTATCAGTGGCAGTTCAACAACGCCGACCTGAGCGAAGCCACTGGAGCCAGCCTCACGTTGACCAACGTGCAGTTGTCCTACGTCGGGGATTACCGGGTAATTGTGACCAACGAAACCGGCAGCGTGACCAGCAGTGTCGCGGCGCTGACCATTTCGTCTCCCATCATTACCGAGCAACCGCAAAACCAGAATGTCCCTCTCGGCTCCAACGCCACGTTCGTCGTCACCGCGACGGGCCCGGGTGTGCTTGCGTATCAATGGCAATTCAACTCCGCCAACCTGGCTGGGGCGACCAACGACGTGCTGTTGATAACCAACGCGCAACCGTCCAGCATTGGCGATTACCGGGTAATCATCTCCAACGATTACGGCAGCGCCACCAGCAGTGTTGCCACCCTGACCCTGCTGCTGCCCCCAACCGTCACGACCCTGGCCGCCAGCAATGTGAGCGCTTGGAAGGCCACTCTAAGAGGGACGGTGAATCCGCACGGCACCAACGCCACGGCCTGGTTCGAGTGGGGTGCCACGACCAGCTATGGAAACGTCACACCGGTTCAGCCCCTTGCCGGCGGTTCCAGCGCCGTCACTGTGAGTGCTGCGATCAGCAATCTGACCCATTTGGCCTCCTACCACTACCGCCTCGTGGCCAGCAACGTCGTGTTCCGCACCGACGGCACGGATGCCGCCTTCACCACCCTGGCTGCGCGGCCGGTCGTTTCCTCGTTTTCGCCGGTCGTCGGCACCCCCGGCACGATCGTGACGATCACAGGCAGCAACCTGACCGGGGTCACCTATGTGGGATTTGAGGGGATTATCGCCGAGTTCACCGTAGTTTCTGACAACCAGATCACCGCGGTCGTTCCGGCCGGAACCGCCTACGGACAGATTGTCGTGGCCGGTCCTGGCGGTGTGGGAGCCAGCGCCGGCGGTTTCGTGGTGCGGCCGACGGACTCGATCATTGCCGGCCCGTTCTTCCCTCCGCCCCTTGACTGTTCCTTCTCAGAATCATCTTCGCCTGATGAAGGCGCCATCGGGCGGACCGGTGGCAAAACCTGGTATCTTTATAACGTGGCACTGGCCAATTCGGCGGTGGTTTATTGGGGAGCCACCAACCAGGGGGTGCGCCTCTCGTTCGTGCGGTCGCCATTCCCGCAGCCGTATCTTCCGGCGGAAATTCTGAGCTACGCTTCCAATCTCTCCGATCTGCCAGGCGGGGTCCTCGTCTGGACGGGCCAGACCCGGTTGCCGCCAAACATGACGACGGTTTACACGCGGTTCACGCTGCGCGTTAAAGATGTCTATGACGCTCCGCTGTCCTTGATGAACGCCGCGGGTTTGGGGCTCCCCGACAACATCGGTGCGGTGCTGGTGGTGACTCCGGATCTGGTTTTTCAGGCGAACATGCTCTTCGAGGCGTCGTTCTCGTTGTCCGGCCCCTATTATCCGGCGTTGGAGTTCTACGACGCCCAATCCACACCCGCCGGCGGCGGCACGGCCTACACCTCTTTTGCCGGCGGCTTCTTCTACGAGAACACCCGGCCGGTGTTCACCAGCGGACCGTTTGCGGATGTGTCAGTGCCCGGAAACACCTCCGTTGGCCCGATTTACTTCACCTTCACGGATGCGGAAACGGGGGCTTCGTCGGTGTCCATCCTGCCCTGTGTCTCAACCAACCAAGCCCTCCTGCCAAATGGCAACATCCCGATCACGCGCACGGCGGCTAATGCGGCCTTTCTCCGCGCTTACCCGCTCGCCGGCCAATCCGGAAAGACCGTTGTCACTGTATCCCTCACGGATGGCGGCGCGACCAGCAGTCAACCTTTCCTGCTCACGGTCAACAATCCGCCGCGGCTTGATCGCAACGACCCGTTGTACACCACGCAAGGTGCGGCGCGGATTGTCGGAAACACGTTGCTGGCGGCCAGCGATGCCGAAAACCCCGCCGCGCAACTGACCTACACGGTTGCTCCCGGAGGAATGGGCGGGCCGCCCCACCATGGGTGGCTCCGATTAAACGGCACCAACCTGCTGGCCGGCGACACATTCACCCAGGAGGACATTAACCTGGACCGCCTCAGCTATCTGCACGACGGAGCCTGCGCCACTAACGACGATTTCACCTTTAATGTGTCCGATCCGGACGGTGGCGTAACTCCCACGGGCGAACATACCACCTACACCTTCCGCATTAACGTTGCCCCTGCCAATCATCCTCCCGTTGCGTTCAACGGAACTGCCAACGTCGGGCTTAACGCGACCTTCAACGGTGTGTTCAGCGTGACCGACACCGATTGCCCGCCCGTGCTACTGACATTTCGTGTGTTGACAAACGGCACCAAAGGAACACTTGTTCTAACCGACACAAGCACCGGCGCGTTCAGCTACACCGCCTCCATCGGCCAGACCGGCGACGATACGGTCGTGTTCCAGGTCAACGATGGGACACTGGACGCGGTCTCGCCCGGCGTGTTCACCTTTACCATCGAAAATCAAGCGCCCACTTCTTTCGCTGGTTCAGGAACGACGATGGAAGACCAGCCGTTTCAGGGCCTCTTGTCGGCCACAGACCCCGACCTGCCACCCCAAACGCTGAATTACCGGGTGGTCACCAATTCCCTCAAAGGCGCAGTATCCATCGCCGATCCCGCCACCGGCGCCTTCGTTTACCTCCCTGATCCCGGCGCCATCGGCACGGACGTCTTCAGCTTTGTCGCCAACGACGGAACACTCGATTCCGTCCCCGCCGCCTTCACCATTACCATCCGACCGAATCTGGACCCGGGGGATATCGTGGTTGCCGACGCCAGCGGGCGGCGGTTGGTGCTGATTGACACCGCCGGCGCGCAGTTTGTTCTGTCGGAGAGCAATCTCTTAACCGACCTGCACGGCATCGCCATCGAGCCGTCCGGCTCCATCCTGTTGGTGGACCAGCTCAGCGGCGTGCTCCGTGTCAACCCCGCCAGCGGGGCCCAGACTGTTCTCGCCGCCGCCACCAACTTCTCCACGACTCCGCTTGGTCCCATCGGCATTGCCGTCGAGCGCGACGGTTCGATCCTGGTGGCCGACGGCGTGGAGGGCATTAAACATGTTCACCCGGTCAGTGGCGCTATCTCTGTGCTTTCCTCGGGAGGCAGCCTGGTGTTGCCGGCTGGTGTCACCGTGGCGCCAAACGGGGATATCTTCGTGGCGGACTTGTCCGCGTTGGCCGGTCAGGCCAGCCGCATCGTGCGGTTGGACCCTGCCTCCGGCGCACAGACCATCGTCAGCAGCGGCGCGAACCTCGTGGCTCCGGTCGGCATCGCCATGGACAAGAACGGCATGCTGGTCGTTTCGGATGCGGCCACGTTCGGGGGCGGCTCTTTCGATTCCGTGCTGCGCATTGACCCAGCCTCCGGCGCGCAAACTGTCCTGGCCACGAACAACCTTTTGAGCCTGCCTACCGGCATTGCCACGGCGTCCGGCGGGCGCGTATTGATTGCCAACGGCGGTAGTGGCGCCGTGGTGCAAATTGATGGCACCACTGGCGAACAAGCCGTGCTGGCCTCCGGAGGCTCACTACTCAACCCCTTCGCCGTCGCCGTCGTTCACCGGCTCGAATTGCGGTCCCCTTCGGTCTTGCCGGATCGCCGGTTTCATTGCCTGGTCTATGGCGAGCCGGGCGAAACCTACCTGCTGCAGTCCAGTGCGGACTTGAAGACCTGGAGCACGGCAGGCTGGGTGACCAACGACGCAGTTTTGGTGGAGTTCATTGATCCAACTGCACCGGGTCAACCGTGGCGCTTCTATCGCGCCCGCCCACAGTAA
- a CDS encoding DUF2961 domain-containing protein: protein MNARSLLLALTCVGLVAPAEAQLSVSGSPLAGLEQLKDFRTRRDSSSDPNWHSGNSDRRGIEAGGTLTVVELEGPGMITHIWFTISHKAPFYSRLLTLRIYWDGEEHPSVECPVGDFFGIGHGVDKPFMSIPIRATSEGRARNCYWPMPFRKSARITVTNESKEPCRSLYYYVDWQEHETLPANTAYFHAMYRQEHPCVMGRNYLLADIKGHGHYVGTIQSVYHMSAGWYGEGDDFFFIDGEAEPSLRGTGTEDYFCDAWGFREQDGPFYGTPLWEGQKAGDRGTAYRFHLTDPVVFTNSLRVEIEHKGSVTLPDGKRNGFIERDDLMSSVALWYQTEPHKPWPVLPAGPERLPFNERPLVVGWQALKSGRHSDGAAATQDLRGKVTGDKFLAFTPAEVDGWMELRFTTDKAEAADLVGQMVHGPEGGRYRVLLDGQEMAVMTLAGEDVGVTPHRWGMRQLTAGEHVLRFEAANRPGANAGSQLGFDSLIARVPVYARPLNLDLRKIQQ, encoded by the coding sequence ATGAATGCTCGTTCTCTGCTCCTCGCCCTCACCTGCGTCGGCTTGGTCGCCCCCGCCGAGGCTCAGCTATCCGTCTCGGGCAGTCCTTTGGCGGGCTTGGAGCAGCTCAAGGACTTCCGCACCCGGCGGGACTCCTCCTCCGACCCGAACTGGCACTCCGGAAACAGCGACCGGCGTGGCATCGAGGCGGGCGGAACGCTAACAGTCGTGGAGTTGGAAGGTCCGGGCATGATCACGCACATCTGGTTCACCATCTCGCACAAGGCGCCGTTCTACTCGCGGCTGCTGACGTTGCGCATTTACTGGGACGGCGAGGAACATCCTAGCGTCGAATGCCCGGTGGGCGACTTCTTCGGCATCGGCCACGGAGTGGACAAACCCTTTATGTCTATTCCGATCCGCGCCACGTCGGAGGGCCGGGCACGCAACTGCTACTGGCCGATGCCCTTCCGCAAGTCGGCCAGGATCACGGTGACCAACGAGAGCAAGGAGCCGTGCCGCTCGTTGTACTACTACGTGGACTGGCAGGAGCATGAGACGCTGCCGGCCAACACCGCATACTTCCACGCCATGTACCGGCAGGAACATCCGTGCGTCATGGGCCGCAACTACCTGCTGGCCGACATCAAGGGGCACGGACATTACGTCGGCACCATTCAGAGCGTTTATCACATGTCCGCCGGCTGGTATGGCGAGGGAGACGACTTCTTCTTCATTGACGGCGAAGCCGAACCGAGCCTGCGCGGCACCGGCACCGAGGATTACTTCTGTGATGCGTGGGGATTCCGCGAACAGGACGGCCCCTTCTATGGCACGCCCTTATGGGAAGGCCAAAAGGCAGGCGACCGCGGGACGGCGTATCGCTTTCATCTGACCGACCCCGTGGTATTCACCAACTCGCTGCGCGTGGAGATTGAGCACAAGGGATCGGTGACCCTCCCGGATGGCAAGCGCAATGGGTTTATCGAGCGCGACGATCTGATGTCGTCGGTGGCGCTCTGGTATCAGACCGAGCCGCACAAGCCCTGGCCCGTGCTGCCGGCGGGGCCGGAGCGGCTTCCCTTCAACGAGCGCCCGCTGGTGGTCGGCTGGCAGGCCCTCAAGAGCGGCCGGCATTCCGACGGCGCCGCGGCAACCCAGGATCTGCGCGGCAAGGTCACAGGCGACAAGTTCCTGGCGTTCACGCCCGCCGAGGTTGACGGGTGGATGGAACTGCGCTTCACGACCGACAAAGCGGAGGCAGCGGATTTGGTCGGCCAAATGGTCCACGGGCCCGAGGGTGGCCGGTATCGTGTCCTGCTCGACGGCCAGGAAATGGCGGTGATGACCCTCGCCGGGGAAGATGTGGGCGTCACGCCGCACCGCTGGGGCATGCGCCAGTTGACCGCGGGCGAGCACGTCTTGCGGTTCGAGGCCGCCAACAGGCCCGGCGCCAATGCTGGAAGCCAGCTGGGCTTTGACTCCCTTATCGCCCGCGTGCCGGTCTATGCACGGCCGCTCAATCTCGACCTGCGTAAAATCCAACAGTGA
- a CDS encoding twin-arginine translocation signal domain-containing protein, whose product MNNHTLSRRQFLQLTAAAAAGTAAWQFTPAFAQTDSAGTPFETALAGPGQGHWRRLFLDAWAVEEQQGLARVFHAAEKHPVPVLKSDKPWDSVPAAITGPYVYGTVARDGSKLRLWYQVLTKGNHVGYAESIDGIHWTKPDLGIIEFNGSKANNFCLSAAQREVGGGECHNPSVLRCPEPADPDKRYALFGFDGKAGHARVAFSPDGLHWKYVPETEKKALFTSSDVVNFFYDPYQKRYTVTWKTRSRRGRAVGVGWSQDALTWTKPYEGPLFAADDLDPDATQIYGMPVFPYQGLYIGQPWMYHARYFKSGDYSVKKLHEAQEDSPRTMEVQLAWSWDLINWTRAAGRQQFIPRGAKGQWDAGMIVTARAPVLVGDKLYFYYGGCDGLHDDKRVNAAIGLATLRLDGFCSMRAGINEGWLIGRRDPFRRPVVTINARTGTNGYVTAEILDRRNKVVPGFSKENCVTFQGDSVRHELKWKSSAFTAAQKASDYKIRFWLKNAELFSYLPADLDPAQPDIARLSQPKS is encoded by the coding sequence ATGAACAATCATACCCTCTCCCGCCGCCAATTCCTCCAACTCACCGCCGCCGCTGCCGCCGGCACCGCCGCCTGGCAGTTCACCCCGGCGTTCGCGCAAACCGATTCCGCGGGGACGCCCTTCGAAACCGCGCTCGCGGGTCCCGGCCAAGGCCACTGGCGGCGGCTCTTCCTCGATGCCTGGGCCGTCGAGGAACAGCAGGGCCTGGCCCGCGTCTTTCACGCCGCCGAGAAGCATCCCGTCCCCGTGCTCAAGAGCGACAAGCCCTGGGACAGCGTGCCCGCTGCCATCACCGGCCCTTACGTTTATGGCACCGTTGCCCGGGACGGCAGCAAGCTGCGACTCTGGTATCAGGTCCTCACCAAAGGCAACCACGTCGGGTACGCGGAGTCGATCGACGGCATCCATTGGACCAAACCCGACCTTGGCATCATCGAGTTCAACGGCTCCAAGGCCAACAATTTTTGCCTGTCCGCCGCCCAGCGCGAGGTGGGCGGTGGCGAGTGCCACAACCCCAGCGTCCTCCGCTGCCCCGAGCCCGCCGATCCGGACAAGCGCTACGCCCTGTTCGGTTTTGACGGCAAAGCCGGGCACGCCCGCGTGGCTTTCTCGCCCGACGGCTTGCACTGGAAGTATGTCCCCGAGACCGAGAAGAAGGCGCTCTTCACCTCGTCCGATGTCGTCAACTTCTTCTATGATCCTTACCAGAAACGCTACACCGTGACCTGGAAAACCCGCAGCCGCCGCGGCCGTGCCGTCGGTGTCGGGTGGTCCCAAGACGCGCTGACCTGGACCAAACCCTACGAGGGCCCGCTCTTCGCCGCCGATGATCTCGACCCGGATGCCACCCAGATTTACGGCATGCCCGTGTTTCCCTACCAGGGCCTCTACATCGGCCAGCCGTGGATGTACCACGCCCGCTACTTCAAGTCCGGCGACTATTCGGTCAAGAAGCTCCACGAAGCCCAGGAGGATTCACCTCGCACCATGGAGGTGCAATTGGCCTGGAGCTGGGACCTCATCAACTGGACCCGCGCTGCCGGGCGGCAGCAGTTCATCCCGCGCGGCGCCAAGGGCCAATGGGATGCCGGCATGATCGTCACAGCGCGCGCGCCTGTCCTTGTCGGCGACAAGCTCTACTTCTACTACGGCGGCTGCGATGGATTGCACGATGACAAGCGCGTGAATGCCGCCATCGGTCTGGCGACACTGCGCCTCGACGGCTTTTGCTCCATGCGCGCCGGCATCAACGAAGGCTGGCTCATCGGCCGCCGCGATCCCTTCCGCCGCCCGGTGGTGACCATCAACGCCCGCACCGGCACGAACGGATATGTGACGGCCGAGATCCTCGACCGGCGCAACAAAGTGGTGCCTGGATTCTCGAAGGAAAACTGCGTCACCTTCCAGGGGGATTCCGTCCGCCACGAACTGAAATGGAAATCCTCTGCGTTCACCGCGGCGCAGAAAGCGAGCGACTACAAGATACGGTTCTGGCTCAAGAACGCCGAACTGTTCTCTTACCTGCCCGCCGACCTCGACCCCGCCCAGCCCGACATCGCCCGCCTCTCCCAACCGAAGTCCTGA